The genomic window ACCTGGTTGTGGCACATATTCACCATCAATACTGCAATTTGATTTCATGTATTGCGTGTAAAGACCTCGAAACAATTTGTTTACTTACTCAGAAACATGACAGAAGAGTTCTTCACCACCCGATTTCGGTGAGATGAACCCATGCCCCTTCGAACGACTAAAAGCCTTAACGATACCTGTTTCAATTGGATTTTCTAAAGCACGAGCCGAcctgtaagtatatatacaaacatttatacatCATACAAAATTCTTTTCGGAAAtggtaattaataaaaattacgtgaaaataattaaaaagttaagtTGAGATAATTAGACTAATCTTTTCCTACGCAAACCTTTATACATTCTCTCttgaatacaaaatattaactcACGTAGAAGCAGTGCGTGTGCGTTTTGTAATAATGGGACTGGGAAGCTGCAAAGTCAAATTTGGGCTGTGCGCACTTTGTTGCCGATTAGTGGGGGGTTTGCCAGCCGCATCTTTTTCCGGTGTATTCAACTGGGACATATTTTCGTTCTGTGCTGCTTTCCTTCTATAAGATGGTAATtctaatatgttaaatttatttctagGCAGTGCACCAAATTTCACTTTCTGAAGGCGAGGTAGAGGGGAATGCCAGCTTCAAATAAGTACTCAAAATTTCAAGATAGGCGGCGTTGGGGCGGGTGTCAGGCCTGTGAAAAGAAATCTGCAGGTTAGCGCAGTAATGTTTACTGATTTGTGTACGATAAACAAAATACTATCActtgatttcatttatttactgATGGTTAATTCACTAACTTTAATAAATTCAATC from Bactrocera tryoni isolate S06 chromosome 5, CSIRO_BtryS06_freeze2, whole genome shotgun sequence includes these protein-coding regions:
- the LOC120778562 gene encoding cold shock domain-containing protein CG9705, producing MSQLNTPEKDAAGKPPTNRQQSAHSPNLTLQLPSPIITKRTRTASTSARALENPIETGIVKAFSRSKGHGFISPKSGGEELFCHVSDIDGEYVPQPGDEVRYRLCAIPPKFEKHQAVHVQIINLTPEVHHKWEEPVYPDSPAQ